The window CGTGTGCAAATTAATCCTGCAACTGACTTATCCCCTCTCACTGGAGGGATTATATAGGCATGTACCAGGACACACCAAAAGGGGGTTAATGCAAGGGCTAGACCCTTTTGAACCCAcacgaaaaacagtttatacGACCCCCTAAATATGCCGCAGTTCAGGGGGTCGGCTAAAAAATGCGGGAAACCTAAATTTTATTGCATCATAAATATTGTTACGAAATAGTGGTATGCAAGAATTGAACCACCTGTCAATTGTACCTCCTGtcatttttagttttgaaatttttatttttgaattttgaattttgaattttgatttttgtattttgaattttcaaattttaaactgaattttgaattttgattttcaaatcgaattgaaaatcaaaattattcacaaattttgattttgaattttcaatttaattgaaaatcaaatggcCCTAAGGGAACACGCATTGTTTCTACCCGTGCCTTTGTGATCagtaagaatatttttaacatgatTCTCAAAGTTTTCTATTGATCCTGCAAGTGGCCGGTAGAGTAAGTGCATGTGGATGTTTTTAGTTGCTTTGTTTATTATCTCTATACTTAATTCTAAAACTACTACTATTTTGGaacagttattttttttttagctacTACACTTTTTTTCAGCAAATCTCGGCgtcattgttcttataaaaaagtgcacCAGACATAATTTTTGACATACTTCTGCCAATCCTGTATTCATCATTATCCATAAATCTAACCATAAATTCGCCTTTTTGTGGAAAAAACATATAAGAACATTTGAGGTTGAAAAAAATTCTGTCGAAATTTTTTCGAGTTAAAGTCACGAATGAAAGAATAAGATAGAAAGAAAATGAAACTTTGATAAAAGAagtggtaaaaataaaaaaaaccctttCAAATGGCTTAAAATCTTCATCATCAGAAGACGCCATTTAactaaaactgttttaaaaaaccttcTTGGATGCTTGTTAAATTTCCGACATCTCGCTACAAAATGGGTGACCTGGTTTCcattcattgttgttgtttttaaacgaCAGGGgtttttgaaggtttttttacTCAAAGACAAAACCAGGTATAACCACTACAAACAACGGAACAAGATGTTGGTAATGTCAGTGAAGAGGAAGAGGAGCAAGTAGAAACCGTGCCTGAGGAGGCCGTTCCCGAAGACAAGGGCAAGAGAGtaaatatgcaaaaaatattatctGCACACCAACGCAATATGATGCTGGTCGACCTAGCAAAAGAGGAACTGGAGCTAAAACGGGAGAATACAGAGTTAACACGAAGATCTCTGCAACAAACTGAGGAAGCCATCAAAGGCATGAGAGAGTCCATGAACCTGATAGGGAATGGCATAAAAGATGGACTGGGTTTGTTAGCAAATGCGTTTTTAAAAGCTTAAATTCAGACACAACCTCCTACGTACCCAAAATACAACACCCAAGGTCATAGTGCTCACCCTTACCAACCACCATTTATGTTATGACTTGTTTTCTTTGAAGCTACTTTTCCTGATATGCCATGTTATACGGTATAGTGCTAACAAAAATTCTTAACTTTCTTGCCATGCGCCAAAATTTTTACCATTAATAGGCGCAAATGGTATGTGTGCCAAAATTAGTATGCgggatttttttctgtaaacttcAAGTGTTTTAGGGGTTAAGAATGGGTACAAAGTATAAACAAGTAATAATGAGCCGTTTTTCCTTCTATTCTTTACTAAAAAAAAGTATTCATATGcatacaaaattaattttttagcaTATCATGGATATTTTGACCTCgccttttgttttacttttttggAAGATCCGGATCATCCCTTATGACTGCATGATTTGTGTTCGAAAAAGACAACCGAAAAGATCTCGTCCTTTGGCTCAGTATGTAGCGTTTTAACAAGTTCTTCATATTTTTGAAGCAACAAATGTTTCTCAATATGAACATccgcgaaatttttaaatttgagtCATTCGCGAAAATATGTCCCCgtgaaatcaaaaatatttcgaTCCGCGAAGATATGTTCacgcaaaaatttttttccgtTAAAGTACTTCACAGGacaaaactatttttataaCATCTGCCACATTTACTGTGTTTCAGAGAAAATCAGAAACATATCAGTCTTGCCATTGTTATTAATTTTCAGTCTCATTGTtcttgtaaaaagaaaaattagttATATATTTACATACCTCAAAGGAATTTTTTTCACAGATTCACAGGAAAATTAATCAACAAGGTATTGTGGGGCCCAAAGCAGAAAATAACCATAGAATCTATCACAAATTTTTATggtaataaaatatatacacaacttcaaaaaaaaaaaaaaaactgtcagtGATAAAAATGTTACTGCCTATCATAAAGGTACATCACCGACTCCCTGACAGCTTTTTCACGTTGGGAGTTGTATGTATACAACTGATAGACTTGGTTGTGGTGCTCACAATTCTGACATCGCTCCTCAGTCATCATCTGCATTTGCAGCAAATCAGGATGAACCTTATTAACTTCACAATAATTATGAAGGACAAAACATGAGTATATTAACTCCATAGCAAAATCCAAATCGACATCGACACAGCGATTTGAAATTCTCCACCGTGCCTTTAATCAACTGAAAGCACATTCAATTTGATTCATCATTAAGTCATCATCTGCATTCGCAGCAAATCAGGATGAACTTTATTACCTTTACAATAATTATGAAGGAGAAAACATGAGTATATTAACTCCATAGCAAAATCCAAATCGACATCGACACAGCGATTTAAAATTCTCCACCGTGCCTTTAATCGACTGAAAGCACATTCAATTTGATTCCGTGCACGgcataaattattattaaacatcACTTCTTTCGCATTGTTGTAGGTAGTAAATTCCTTCATTACATTGGGAAGTAATGGATATGCCAGGTCTCCAATCAACAATGGTGGCACAGGTGTGTAACTAGGTATCAACTCTTGCAAACATAATGGGTAACGGTCACTGAAAAATCTCTTTTCCACTGAACTGTTTGCAAAAATCTGCGCATCGTGAACACTACCAGGCCATTTAATTTCCAAGTCAATTAAGTAGCCTTTCTCATCACATATTGCTTGACAATTCACGGAGTACTTCATTTTATAACAAGTAGTCTTGGGCATTTTCTGTGGGTCGTTTAATGGGTATATGTGTCCCGTCAACACAACCAATCACTTGAGGAAAGCCAAATTTACTTTCAAATAACATTGCAGCATGTTTCATTTCTTCTTCGGTACATGGAAATCGAATCAATTCAGGGCCAAGAATGTCACTAATTGCACCACAAACTGTTTGCAATGATTTTGACAAAGTAGCAAGGGAGACACCAAAAGAGTTACATGTCATTCTCAAAGATCCCTGGTCCTTTAAGTAGTATAATACCATTGCAACTCTTTTTCAGCTGAAAGTGTGTCAACACGAAACAAATTATGTGCTGGTTCAACATTGACACATATTTTATCGACAATGTTCATGAATGTTGGGTAGTCCATTCTTATATTTCTATACCACTCCTCCTCTGGCAACTTTCCACCTATCAGATTTTTCCACCAAAGATCAGTGCGCCTaaagaaaattatatatatagctatataaaaatacattatgACCTCATGCATTCCCGCAATAAAAATGATCTGTCACAATTAACAAATAATTCAATATCAGTACTAAAAAAGTTAGGCTAGCTAGCTCTATAGATAGCTCGCTTATGGATGGAGCTAgcttatatagctagctacctttttttgcatttttgtatTTTCCTGATAAGTGAGTTTTGATCCTGTGTAGCGTTATGTAAAGCAATTTGTTGTTGTCTACGAAGCGAAAGCAATATTTCCATATTTCTTGTAAAGACAGTAAGCAATGCACCAGCTGAACTCAAGAAGAAAGATATAATCAAAGTAAAGTTTCTAATTATGTCCACTGTTCTCGGTGCCATCTTGAAGCGAAATAGGACTAGTGAAAATAGGACTGGAACTAGTACAAGTGGGACGTTTTTTTTTCACTTGCCAAAGCCGTATTGAAAACGGTCATGTAAACCTATGTGTAAACAAGAGCGCGATCTCAAACAGACCCGAAAGTCAAACCGGTTTGAACTCACTACGGGCTTCATGTAAACGCTGCCTAACTCAAAAAGTTTatagaccatttcggagattatgcgccattatggattttcgaAGCCTGCACCACgcaagttgaactttgaacCCTATATGCCGTAGTAGAAAACTCtctaaaaacacacaaaaagaaaCGAGTTTTGTAAACACTCTTAGCGTGCCTAGATCTTCTTATGTTTTTATCTAAGTAACAGGGGATAGCACCAGACAACATTTATTTAAGCGTATTGATTTGATCTATTAATTTATTAgaaatagcaattaaatacacgTGTAGGACGTAGGGATACTGAGtgtcttttattattttaacgcTGAAGTGATGTTTAAAGTTGATTAAATATcaactttaaacatatttttacgaTCGAATTATGCCGCTTACAACACACGAGGATTTTTAGAACTTAGTGTGAGGCATCTGACTGACTTCTTGTCAGCTCTTACAACATATAAGGATTTTTTAGAGCTTAGTGTGAGGCAGCTGACTGACTTCTTGTCAGCTCTTACAACGTATAAGGATTTTTAGAACTTAGTGTGAGGCATCTGACTGACTTCTTGTCAGCTCTTACAACGtataaggattttttaaaacttagtgTGAGGCAGCTGACTGACTTCTTGTCAGCTCTTACAACATATaaggattttttagaacttagtgtgaggcagctgactgacttctttgtcagctcttacaacgtatgaggattttttagaacttagcgTGAGGCAGCTGACTGACTTCTTGTGGCCTGGGTAATAGTTGAATTAATCGCCAGAGCTTTTTCTGCTATGGAACTTATTATGCCAATAATTCAAACGAGATTCAaagagtaatttatttatttatcataaagatttacactttagtaataaaTTACTGCTATAGTTGCGTGTCCTGATAAAGAAACCGTAAAGACATacgtatatataacaaaaaatcatgtaaaatatacattgagactgaaacaaataacatagaaaaacaaaaaattgaattacGTCTGTAAACTCAACTCATCATTcttccctttttgatatttttcaataaggGAAGCGTACCAAAAAATTATACGGCAATGGCAAAAGCAGGGAAGAGAGACAGGTATTCTTTCTAATACCACATTTGGAAGACTTCAGATAGGAGTGTTTAGGTAGACGAATCAAGGGACAAACATACGATTAGTGTAATTATcatcgaaaaacaaaaattatcaaaatatcaaaataataaaaattatttgcaattaaaataaCTACTGAGTCTATTCCTAAAACTTTGCAACTGAACCTGCTCACTGTATCTCTATGGGCAgtgcattaaaaatttttagacgCATAATAGAGAAGAAGCCAGATTATTTTGCGAGCTTAAGTTTCACTTTAGGAATAGATAACATTGTAGAGTTTTGACAAGTATTTTGACAATGGATTATAACTCTCTAGACCTTcacaaatattacaacctaaacatttctttacaaatccaaaaacaaacttcaagtccaaatccagtaaagaatttccaaaatcaaaaatttcacTCTAAAAATCcaagtttaaaatccaatgctaatatctttttaatacacaattttaaatatctaaatataaaatgaaattacctttaattaagcattaattactaattacagacttatagctagctacagtacagtgtcctaaaagcatttttgggatacctctagctagctagctagtttaaaaagaaattaaaagtacaaataagtgcataataaaagtatctttcaaaatatatatgataaaattagtatcacaaacataaaaaca is drawn from Hydractinia symbiolongicarpus strain clone_291-10 chromosome 8, HSymV2.1, whole genome shotgun sequence and contains these coding sequences:
- the LOC130656063 gene encoding putative nuclease HARBI1 isoform X1, with protein sequence MPKTTCYKMKYSVNCQAICDEKGYLIDLEIKWPGSVHDAQIFANSSVEKRFFSDRYPLCLQELIPSYTPVPPLLIGDLAYPLLPNVMKEFTTYNNAKEVMFNNNLCRARNQIECAFSRLKARWRILNRCVDVDLDFAMELIYSCFLLHNYCKGNKVHPDLLRMQMMT
- the LOC130656063 gene encoding uncharacterized protein LOC130656063 isoform X2; protein product: MAPRTVDIIRNFTLIISFFLSSAGALLTVFTRNMEILLSLRRQQQIALHNATQDQNSLIRKIQKCKKRRTDLWWKNLIGGKLPEEEWYRNIRMDYPTFMNIVDKICVNVEPAHNLFRVDTLSAEKELQWYYTT